The genomic window GTCATGTTTATTCATCCGGATTTTAGGAATTGCCAGAAAAAGATGTTCGCCTGAATCAATAATCTCCAATTAATTTTTGTGCAGCTACAATTCCGCTGTAAATCGCACCATCCATATAACCACCGTATACCGGAGATGTCTCTGCCCCTGAAAATAACAATTTACCATTCATATAATCCTCTGAAAAAACTGAGTTACCATATTGAGGGCTCATATAGATGGATTTAATTCGTTTACAGGAGGTGTTTTTATCCTGAGACCAATCTTTTTCTTGATAGGTAAGATAGTCAAAAACTTCTTCTCCCAGGTATTTTACAAGATGGCTTAAGATTTTTTCTTTCCGCTCCTTTGGTAAAATGTCTCTTAAAGCTTCGTTGACAAATCCCATCAGGGCATACGAATTATCTTCGGCATTACTATGGTCATATAATTCGGTGACCGCACCTACCTGTCCGATCAGAGTTCCTGACAAGTTCTTTTCTCTCCAGAAAGGTTTTTTAAATGTCAATCCTACTTTAATCGCATTACTCATCCAGGTATGAGTGGTTTTCATCGCCTTTATGGTTCTATCGGAAAGCTCAGGGTTAAAAGTAATACGGGTTGCAATACGTGGGGGTATGGTGATAATTACTTTATTGGCGTAATACGTTCCGTTATCAGTAATTACTTCAACTCCGGTTGCTGTTTCCTTAATTGCCGTAACGGTTGTAGAAGTTTGTATCTTTTCTCGGTTGATTGCCGTTAAGCTTCGGATCATGGCACTACTTCCTCCGGAAATCCTATAGGCGGATGGGGTACTAGGGTCATTTTCAAAATAATGTGCGGGTGCCATTGAACTATAGACCAAAACACTTTTACCATTACTGTATTGATGAAATTTTTCTATATCCAAATCATCTAATAAATTCAGGACATTTTGATGATGATTTTGAAACCAGGTAGCACCCAGGTCAATACCGTTTATAGTAGAAATACGACCGCCGGTACGGTCACGGGATTCTAATATAACAAAACTGGTTTCCTTCAGCTTATTTAAAAAATAAGCCGAAGTGAGACCAGAAAGACCAGCACCTACTATGACATATTTAGTAGTATTTTGCTCTGTCATTTTTTAATCCATTAAATGCGTACCGTGAACAACTGCAGCACCTGCCCGTAAAGCAGCCGCTACAAAAGTTACTTCTGCCAGTTCTTCAGGGGTTGCACCCGCTTCTACAGCGTGCTTTTTATGTATTTCAAGACAATAAGGACATTGGGTGGTCAGTGCTACGGCTAATGCTATTAACTCTTTATATTTTTTTGGGATTGCTCCATCAGCAAGTGCAGCCTGATCAAGCGCCTGAAATGCTTTCATGGCAGGTTCTGCGTTTTTTCCCAGTGTACCTAATTTCTTTAGGTGATTCATATCGTACATACTATACTTTTTTTAGGTTATAAGGCTAAATCAATATTATTTATGTAGAACCAAAGTTTTACTATGATTTATGTCAAACAGTATTGATTTAGCTTTTTTTATAAGAAGTTATTAAAGTAAACTTCGTTTTATATTCTGATTTATAAGTGTCCAGTGAGGGTTCAAGACCCGCCTGCGGACGGGCAGG from Aquimarina sp. ERC-38 includes these protein-coding regions:
- a CDS encoding flavin monoamine oxidase family protein encodes the protein MTEQNTTKYVIVGAGLSGLTSAYFLNKLKETSFVILESRDRTGGRISTINGIDLGATWFQNHHQNVLNLLDDLDIEKFHQYSNGKSVLVYSSMAPAHYFENDPSTPSAYRISGGSSAMIRSLTAINREKIQTSTTVTAIKETATGVEVITDNGTYYANKVIITIPPRIATRITFNPELSDRTIKAMKTTHTWMSNAIKVGLTFKKPFWREKNLSGTLIGQVGAVTELYDHSNAEDNSYALMGFVNEALRDILPKERKEKILSHLVKYLGEEVFDYLTYQEKDWSQDKNTSCKRIKSIYMSPQYGNSVFSEDYMNGKLLFSGAETSPVYGGYMDGAIYSGIVAAQKLIGDY
- a CDS encoding carboxymuconolactone decarboxylase family protein, with translation MYDMNHLKKLGTLGKNAEPAMKAFQALDQAALADGAIPKKYKELIALAVALTTQCPYCLEIHKKHAVEAGATPEELAEVTFVAAALRAGAAVVHGTHLMD